DNA sequence from the Lagenorhynchus albirostris chromosome 5, mLagAlb1.1, whole genome shotgun sequence genome:
TCTGCAGAGCACAGAGGGGGGCCCAGTGATGGCAGAGCGCTGCTGGATGCCAGCTGCCTCCTGAGGCGCCTACTCTGCTCCTAGCAGAGCACACAAGGGGGCGGGCTGGGAAGCCACCTGGGGAAAGCTAGTGAACCCAAGGGGCCGTAAACACAACACCTCTACCTCCAGGCTCTGCCTACTGCCCCTTACCTCGTTCCTGGATCTGTTTCCACCTCCTCCACTCCGTCCTCTCCTCCTGCTCTCCTCGTCCCCACAGGTTCCACTGCTCCTGGTGCTGGCATACCTGGCAGTCGCCCCACGTGGTCATCCTCTTCCACATGTACCTGGACCGCGCGCAGCGGGCGGGCTCGGTGCGCATGCGCGTCTTCAAGCAGCTGTGCTACAAGTGCGGCACGGCGCGGCTGGACGAGTCGAGCATGCTGGAGGAGAACATCGAGAGCCTGGTGGACAACCTCATCACCAGCCTGCGCGAGCAGTGCTATGAGGAGAGAAACGGCCAGTACCGCATCCACATGGCCAGCCGCCAAGACAACCGGCGGCACCGCGGAGAGTTCTGCGAGGCCTGCCAGGAGGGCATCGTGCACTGGAAGCCCAGCGAGAAGCTGCTGGAGGAGGAGGCGACAACCTACACCTTCTCCCGGGCTCCCAGCCCCACCAAGACGCAGGCCGAGGCGGGTTCTGGCTGCAATTTCTGCTCCATCCCCTGGTGCTTGTTTTGGGCCACGGTCCTGTTGCTGATCATCTACCTGCAGTTCTCCTTCCACAGCTCCGTCTAAGATTCCCTTGTTGGGCCCAGGCAGATGCTAGGGGCCCAAGGCCTGAGAGGCCAGCCAACTGGTGGGAGGGGGTGAAGAGAGACCTGGGTTGGGAGTGGGGATAAGTTCTAGAGCCGGTGCCACCACTGACTCAGTGGGGACCCAGGACAAATCACCCTGCTTTCCTATCTATAAAAGTAAGGGTTTGGGCTAGATCATTGGCTTTTCAAAGTGAGGCCCAGGACCCCAACGTTCTGCACAGGTGCCTCGGGGCTTTTGGATTTGGAAGGGGTGAGTGAGTGCGTTTCCCATCATGGTCAAACCGCCCATCCCCAACTTCTACCTCCTCCTCTAGAGCGGCTCCATGTTAGATGGAGTTTATTTAAGAGTTTTGTATGAAAAAGGTCCAACTGcgtttaaaaagtttgaaaattacaGGGCTAGGTGTGATCTCAAGGGGCCTTTCCACAGCAATGAGCTCCTCCTTGCTTTCTCATTAACCCCAGCCCTACCCTTCATTATTGCCCACATCCAGAGCTGCAGCCTTACATTAGCCTCTGCCTGGTGTATGGGTCTCATCCATAGCTCTATCTCCATGCACACAGCAGAGGTTCCTCTCGAAGGGAGAGAGGTGGAGGCGCTAGGCTGCCCCTTTGTTCCTGGGTACGCGGGGTCCCTCGTTTCTGTTTTCCACACTCCCAGTTTCCGGCTTCCCTCCACTCAGGGTGGATTCTGGGGCCTGTCTGGTGCCCAGATGGTGCTTGGGGTGGAGTCCCATAGAGCTAGGCTTCCCACCCACTGCACGTGAACCATCAGAGAATTTAGGAGAGGTTCAGAAGGTAGGATGTTAGAAGCAAAGCACAAAATCCCTAGGAAACAAATATAATGACTCTGCATTATAATGAAGAGTCTTCAGAGTTCAGGGACCAAGTCGGACTGATTCTCAGTGGTTCTGATGGTCAGAGTACCGGAAGAGGGGCCTGGCTTCTTGAGCTATTTGCTGAAACCCTCGTTGAGGGGCTTTCCCATATGGGCCAGGCATGGGCCCGCTCACCAAAGATCAGCGGTCCACCTAGAACCACAGGGATGGGGGCCCATTAGTAAGAGAGGGAGCATGAAAGATGGGAAGTGTTTTGCCCTAGAGAAGTGCATAGATATGTGGGAGAATCCTAATCGCCTTCAAATGGGATGCCATATGGTgtagaaagggaggagaggagacttTCTGATGGGAGGGGTACAGACTGTGATTTGGGGAAGGGAGGCAGAAAGCAGGAAGTGGGACGCCACCCTGTACCTTTGAGGGTCCTCGTCCACCCCACCTTTGTTAATAACTTgactccttctccttcccccactgcTCCCCTTTCTAGTGGGAAGTCACCACCCACCATCTGTagtggtggagggaggagggccaCTTATATAAAGACAGGGTACTTTAATAAAGATGGGATTTCTTCAATCAGGC
Encoded proteins:
- the RTP1 gene encoding receptor-transporting protein 1; amino-acid sequence: MRIFRPWRLRCPALHLPSLPVFSLKWRLPSLATDETMCKSVTTGEWKKIFYEKMEAAKPADSWDLIIDPNLKHNVLAPGWKQYLELHASGRFHCSWCWHTWQSPHVVILFHMYLDRAQRAGSVRMRVFKQLCYKCGTARLDESSMLEENIESLVDNLITSLREQCYEERNGQYRIHMASRQDNRRHRGEFCEACQEGIVHWKPSEKLLEEEATTYTFSRAPSPTKTQAEAGSGCNFCSIPWCLFWATVLLLIIYLQFSFHSSV